The Mesomycoplasma ovipneumoniae genome window below encodes:
- a CDS encoding ATP-binding cassette domain-containing protein has translation MTNQKQTKNCLIFEDFSFRHDKNGKNLINPLNFKLCNTELLFVIGPSGQGKSSFFLSILQNIFVSGKLIWQEQNLLDQNKKNKKNFLKTVGYLTQTPTSINFQSVYLNLAKNLPKYKNIFYSLFAIPTKSQREQIIKIMSQLGLEEKIYSIFQDLSGGQQQRVEIAKLMLHHPKIILADEPTSALDPKTAAKIIDLIINFGKLNNSITIIISHNINLVKKYDGRILLINNGTANFFNSFSDIDQEQIDSIFGKDDNEDDDH, from the coding sequence ATGACCAATCAAAAACAAACTAAAAATTGTCTAATTTTTGAAGATTTTTCATTTAGACATGATAAAAACGGAAAAAATTTAATAAATCCTCTTAATTTTAAGTTATGTAATACAGAACTTTTATTTGTAATTGGCCCAAGTGGTCAAGGTAAATCTTCGTTTTTTTTGTCAATTTTACAAAATATTTTTGTTTCAGGCAAGCTAATTTGGCAAGAACAAAATTTATTAGATCAAAACAAAAAAAATAAAAAAAATTTTTTAAAAACAGTTGGATATCTTACTCAAACACCAACTTCAATAAATTTTCAAAGTGTTTATTTAAATTTAGCAAAAAATTTACCTAAGTATAAAAATATTTTTTATAGTTTATTCGCAATTCCAACCAAAAGCCAACGTGAACAAATAATTAAAATTATGAGCCAACTTGGTTTGGAAGAAAAAATTTATTCTATTTTTCAGGACTTATCCGGAGGTCAGCAACAGCGAGTTGAAATTGCAAAGCTCATGTTACACCACCCAAAAATAATTCTTGCTGATGAGCCAACTTCAGCTCTTGATCCAAAAACAGCTGCAAAAATTATTGATTTAATTATTAATTTTGGAAAATTAAATAATTCAATCACAATTATTATTTCTCATAATATTAATTTAGTGAAAAAATATGATGGTAGAATTTTACTAATAAACAATGGAACTGCTAACTTTTTTAATTCATTTTCAGATATTGACCAAGAACAAATAGATTCAATATTTGGCAAGGATGACAATGAAGACGACGATCATTAG
- the cypl gene encoding ABC transporter thiamine pyrophosphate-binding lipoprotein p37/Cypl, translated as MTKKNKFHSKKRTFLKKLSFLSSFLTVPLVISACAHNANQNPEQLADQNPEQLAKTWDTKVNLGLSQSWFQLKTKEEPDRVNKFLTNLTEEFKKLKEANPQTKDLPDVSFHFVGNDDAKAKLSLLKSSNNSDNALDFAIADATTTIEDDQDKQLYNGLQTLTWAFKNSPESAVFYTDGTENDPLYKGAKELNELFNKTPYNEWSSNPNDAQKWDKIAYRFLYDDSNPQKIISYYRGMIMIYGDEKTRAEIKKSWHDKDWPKFRNYGIIHGKLTSAGKFKMQNFILKKHFGPSFRSASLNEDRLGHADRYIQGDGHTIGQDPNFRIAFDDEASFAWTENKKDSKQYTSSETGSKPDSKVEIFMLTNPASYDIGSYRPTFNKLQADLISQAFVNMAKNGKDEYGPNVGYNGYRKINQQDPEFRKIYDQSKTN; from the coding sequence ATGACGAAAAAAAATAAATTTCACTCTAAAAAAAGAACTTTTTTAAAAAAATTATCTTTTCTTTCATCTTTTTTAACAGTACCATTAGTGATTTCTGCATGTGCGCATAATGCAAATCAAAACCCAGAGCAACTAGCTGATCAAAATCCAGAGCAACTAGCTAAAACATGGGATACAAAAGTTAACCTTGGTTTAAGTCAAAGTTGATTTCAACTTAAAACTAAAGAAGAACCTGATCGTGTTAATAAATTTCTTACCAATTTAACGGAAGAATTTAAGAAACTAAAAGAGGCAAATCCACAAACTAAAGACTTGCCTGATGTAAGTTTTCATTTTGTTGGAAATGATGATGCAAAAGCAAAACTTTCGCTATTAAAATCATCAAATAACTCAGATAATGCGCTTGATTTTGCAATTGCTGATGCAACTACAACTATCGAGGATGACCAAGATAAACAACTTTATAATGGTCTCCAGACTTTAACATGAGCTTTTAAAAATAGCCCTGAATCGGCGGTTTTTTACACTGATGGAACAGAAAATGACCCATTATATAAAGGTGCAAAAGAATTAAATGAACTATTTAATAAAACTCCTTATAATGAATGGTCAAGTAACCCAAATGATGCGCAAAAATGAGACAAAATTGCTTATCGATTTTTATATGATGATTCAAACCCACAAAAAATAATTTCATATTATCGTGGTATGATTATGATTTATGGCGATGAAAAAACAAGAGCCGAAATTAAAAAAAGTTGACATGACAAAGACTGACCTAAATTTAGAAATTACGGAATAATTCATGGAAAACTAACTTCTGCTGGAAAATTTAAAATGCAGAATTTTATTCTAAAAAAACATTTTGGCCCAAGTTTTAGATCGGCTAGTTTAAATGAAGATCGGCTAGGACATGCTGATAGATATATTCAAGGAGATGGTCATACAATTGGTCAAGATCCAAATTTTAGAATCGCATTTGATGATGAGGCTTCTTTTGCTTGAACTGAAAATAAAAAAGATTCAAAACAATATACTTCAAGCGAAACAGGCTCTAAACCAGACTCTAAAGTTGAAATTTTTATGCTAACAAATCCTGCTTCATATGACATTGGTTCATACCGGCCAACTTTTAATAAACTTCAAGCTGATTTAATTTCTCAAGCATTTGTTAACATGGCAAAAAACGGAAAAGATGAATATGGTCCAAACGTTGGGTACAATGGTTATCGAAAAATAAATCAACAGGACCCTGAATTCCGTAAGATTTATGACCAATCAAAAACAAACTAA
- a CDS encoding restriction endonuclease subunit S, with amino-acid sequence MLKKICSPQIRFRQFDSAWLTKEVGDLFLITRGENLTKKDFRTFVSGKYIYPVYSSQIENHGILGYYKEFLAENVITYTADGNAGIVNFRKGKFFATGHCGILTSKKYPENEFFAIGIGLQTKKWVSRSIVPSLKNEDMAQVELKFTPDISEQGKISQLFETLENLTNKLEEKISLLKNLKNDFSNKMFANLSSDFPSIRFKGFKSAWITDQVKNLFEISRGQTLTKNQIKTRPVQRERERERERIHLPGLFLTNKKSRNIWLLQWIFGSKKIIFSTHGNPGSAKFIQEKFFGTSNCGILTSKKYPESTLFAIQFEKNSKKFISQGTIPHLISSNVLKIELKFTPDVAEQQKISQLFETFNSLILAYEKKVEYLKNLKNSFITKMFI; translated from the coding sequence GTGTTAAAAAAAATATGTTCCCCACAAATTAGATTTAGACAATTTGATTCAGCATGACTGACAAAAGAAGTAGGGGACTTATTTTTAATAACTCGCGGTGAAAATTTAACCAAAAAAGATTTTCGGACATTTGTTTCAGGAAAATATATTTACCCAGTTTATTCTTCGCAAATAGAAAATCACGGTATTTTGGGTTATTATAAAGAATTTTTGGCTGAAAATGTAATAACATACACAGCCGACGGGAATGCCGGAATTGTTAATTTTCGAAAAGGAAAATTTTTTGCAACTGGTCATTGTGGCATATTGACTTCAAAAAAATATCCTGAAAATGAATTTTTTGCTATTGGAATTGGATTACAAACCAAAAAATGAGTCTCAAGAAGTATCGTTCCTTCTCTAAAAAATGAGGATATGGCCCAAGTTGAGTTAAAATTTACTCCTGATATCAGTGAACAGGGGAAAATTTCCCAACTTTTTGAGACACTTGAAAACCTAACTAATAAACTTGAAGAAAAAATAAGCCTCCTGAAAAATCTTAAAAATGATTTCAGTAATAAAATGTTTGCTAATTTAAGTTCAGATTTTCCTTCAATTAGATTTAAAGGTTTCAAATCAGCCTGAATTACTGACCAAGTTAAAAATTTATTTGAGATTTCCCGAGGTCAAACGTTAACCAAAAACCAAATAAAAACTAGACCTGTACAGAGAGAGAGAGAGAGAGAGAGAGAGCGGATACATCTACCCGGTTTATTCCTCACAAATAAAAAATCACGGAATATTTGGTTATTACAATGAATATTTGGCTCAAAAAAAATAATTTTTTCAACTCACGGAAATCCTGGATCGGCTAAATTTATTCAAGAAAAATTTTTCGGTACCTCTAATTGTGGAATTTTAACTTCAAAAAAATATCCTGAAAGTACACTTTTTGCAATTCAGTTCGAAAAAAACTCCAAAAAATTCATTTCTCAAGGGACAATACCACATTTAATTAGCTCAAATGTACTCAAAATTGAGTTAAAGTTCACTCCAGATGTTGCTGAACAACAAAAAATTTCGCAACTTTTTGAAACTTTTAACTCACTAATTCTTGCCTATGAGAAAAAAGTTGAATATTTAAAAAATTTAAAAAATAGTTTTATAACTAAAATGTTTATATAA
- the glpK gene encoding glycerol kinase GlpK, producing the protein MDNTINQKYIMTLDSGTTSCRSLVFDKNGDVISLSQKEFQQYYPQSGWVEHDANEIWNTQLYTMQSAKTRANLKSDNFIALGVTNQRETVVLWDKTTGEPVYNAIVWQDRRTSDFCDELISQGHQDYIKEKTGLLINPYFSATKIRWILKNVQKAKDVLAQGNLLAGTIDTWLIWKLTQGKTHATDVSNASRTMMFDIKEKKWDQKILDLLEIPVEILPKVLPSAADYGIVEPSLWSINAKGKVPIYGVIGDQQSALFGQLCTEVGMVKNTYGTGCFTLANTGQKIVESKNNLLTTIAWQIGDNPVEYALEGSVFIAGATIQWLRDGLGIIENAADTDYFISKTDKDDHRTILVPSFTGLGAPYWDSYSRGAIFGLERGTRKEHIIKAALESIAFQSNDLIKAMKSDLGQEITLMKVDGGVSKSDFLMQFQSSISQLEISRPKNTETTAMGAAFLAGLHSKFWKSIDELKQILQIDKTFKPQLEQNQVEKLVANWDLAVKKTLNWVKDIK; encoded by the coding sequence ATGGACAACACCATCAATCAAAAATATATAATGACACTTGATTCAGGAACAACATCATGCCGAAGCTTGGTTTTTGATAAAAATGGCGATGTAATTTCCCTTTCTCAAAAGGAATTTCAGCAATATTATCCACAATCAGGTTGAGTTGAACATGATGCAAATGAAATTTGGAATACTCAACTTTATACAATGCAAAGCGCTAAAACCCGGGCGAATTTAAAGTCAGATAATTTTATCGCGCTTGGGGTCACTAACCAACGTGAAACTGTGGTTTTGTGAGACAAAACAACCGGTGAGCCGGTTTATAATGCGATCGTTTGGCAAGATCGCCGCACAAGCGACTTTTGTGATGAACTAATTTCACAAGGACATCAAGATTATATTAAAGAAAAAACTGGACTTTTAATTAATCCGTATTTTAGTGCAACTAAAATACGTTGAATTTTAAAAAATGTCCAAAAAGCCAAAGATGTTTTGGCCCAAGGAAATCTTCTTGCCGGAACAATTGACACTTGACTTATTTGAAAATTAACTCAAGGAAAAACTCATGCTACTGATGTCTCAAATGCATCAAGAACAATGATGTTTGATATCAAAGAGAAAAAATGAGACCAAAAAATACTTGATTTATTAGAAATACCGGTTGAAATTTTGCCAAAAGTTTTACCTTCTGCGGCCGATTATGGAATCGTTGAACCAAGTTTGTGATCAATTAATGCAAAAGGAAAAGTACCAATTTATGGAGTTATTGGTGATCAACAATCTGCCTTATTTGGTCAACTCTGCACTGAAGTTGGAATGGTAAAAAATACCTATGGAACTGGATGTTTTACCTTAGCAAATACAGGTCAAAAAATTGTTGAATCAAAAAACAATCTTTTAACAACAATTGCTTGACAAATTGGCGACAATCCGGTTGAGTATGCCCTTGAAGGTTCAGTTTTTATTGCTGGTGCAACAATTCAGTGACTTCGTGATGGCCTTGGAATAATCGAAAATGCCGCTGATACTGATTATTTTATTTCCAAAACTGATAAAGATGACCACCGGACAATTTTAGTTCCATCTTTTACCGGACTTGGAGCTCCTTATTGAGATTCTTATTCTCGGGGGGCAATTTTTGGTCTTGAAAGAGGAACAAGAAAAGAACATATTATTAAAGCTGCCCTTGAGTCAATCGCTTTTCAGTCAAACGATTTAATTAAAGCAATGAAATCTGACTTAGGTCAAGAAATTACCTTAATGAAAGTTGATGGTGGTGTTTCTAAAAGTGACTTTTTAATGCAATTCCAATCATCAATTTCGCAACTTGAGATCTCAAGACCTAAAAACACCGAAACAACAGCAATGGGAGCGGCTTTTCTTGCAGGGTTGCATTCTAAATTCTGAAAATCAATTGATGAATTAAAACAAATTTTGCAAATTGACAAAACATTTAAACCACAACTTGAGCAAAATCAGGTTGAAAAATTAGTTGCAAATTGAGATCTTGCTGTTAAAAAAACTCTAAACTGAGTAAAAGACATAAAATAA
- a CDS encoding MIP/aquaporin family protein: MENIIFLSEFLGTATLILLGNGVNYSVSATKMFANQSGKWIVIALGWALGVLLGIIVANGVAPGISVAHLNPAVSIFSAISQKNAEFLALIPFEFLGAIFGQIILNTINWSHIKETKAEVIASCHHTGPAFKKSYVGNFLYEFIGTIVLISTIAFLGSSFKTMAPVIVALIVLSIGLSLGSSTGYAINPARDFGPRFVFFLTSFVLKKHNNFLNVDNWKQIYGFDYSWNPIIAPSLAAVLLGFAI, encoded by the coding sequence ATGGAAAATATCATTTTTTTATCTGAATTTCTGGGAACGGCAACGCTAATTTTACTAGGAAATGGCGTTAATTATTCTGTAAGTGCAACAAAAATGTTTGCAAATCAATCAGGAAAATGGATTGTTATTGCTCTTGGTTGGGCTCTTGGTGTGCTTTTGGGAATTATTGTTGCAAACGGAGTAGCCCCTGGTATTTCTGTTGCCCATTTAAATCCGGCAGTTTCAATTTTTTCTGCTATCAGCCAAAAAAATGCCGAGTTTTTAGCGCTTATTCCGTTCGAATTTTTAGGAGCAATTTTTGGTCAGATAATTCTAAATACGATTAACTGAAGTCATATTAAAGAAACAAAAGCCGAAGTTATTGCCTCATGTCACCATACCGGACCAGCGTTTAAAAAATCTTATGTAGGTAACTTTTTATACGAATTTATCGGAACTATTGTCTTAATTAGTACAATTGCATTTTTAGGTAGTTCCTTTAAAACAATGGCACCAGTAATTGTTGCCTTGATTGTGCTTTCAATAGGATTATCTCTTGGTTCTTCAACTGGTTATGCTATAAATCCAGCACGTGATTTTGGTCCAAGATTTGTATTTTTTCTTACTTCATTTGTCTTAAAAAAACATAATAATTTCTTAAATGTTGATAATTGAAAACAAATTTACGGATTTGATTATTCATGAAATCCAATTATCGCTCCTAGTTTAGCTGCGGTTTTACTTGGTTTTGCGATTTAA
- a CDS encoding leucine-rich repeat protein yields MRGKKSLFFLLINSGSLLLTSCGIATSRIELQNKKDENTQVLFQENDLVQKEASVPQKTSDLLDNSKIQPTEKNTSKQETNQKLNQITTTTTNKKSNLVKKQILKNFNQQNQQNQQNQQNQQQQQQLSSSTSNKKTEKITKEQSKPVVSSNFSQEYWQLEVDVKNFINTELKELKHEIFRDKLNQAIDEVEYKIIYDQKNQNEAFFKNSVEKLTKVFDEVKVNYKNSTNFSQIIQPKIQGEKPKEKDENSYPLGIEKYQDYQGNLNSNNSAKSFMNLIDPKDVRDFEYQGYNEKNRKKVADFTKKLIDDAKPKTDEEKIKIIFDWIVKNVKYAWNLSRTPAVEPSAVLEELYAVCGGYSNLYKAMLDSIGVKNSIVIGWSKFGPHQWNLVFDSKTKDFFHSDPTWGQFKRDDAEFAKDHKAFKILDSYYSENDQTYEYNLGVSLVSANTSDVKPVSEIKNKSKVVGISNDFLKKASKLYIGPNVRRIDYQSGTFNVKSIEVDPQNPYFASKDGVLYNKSLTKLIIMPEKYDFSSFILPKTVQEIEDYKFSLNAKNLEKIIVEPGNYYFRDYGGILYNNDLSKIIVIPKNYKGKIITAKNVKLDAHTFANNPKITEIEISQGVKEIPDFTFNSLSSLLIIKIPQSLEKFSENAFVGMDPKKLKIISPPNIDKNVANVLKKWKKTQ; encoded by the coding sequence ATGAGGGGTAAAAAATCGTTATTTTTCTTGTTAATAAATTCAGGAAGTTTGCTCTTGACTTCTTGTGGGATTGCTACATCTCGAATTGAATTACAAAACAAAAAAGATGAAAATACCCAAGTTCTATTTCAAGAAAATGATTTAGTTCAAAAAGAGGCTTCTGTGCCTCAGAAAACTAGTGATTTGTTGGATAATTCAAAAATCCAGCCCACCGAAAAAAACACTTCTAAACAAGAAACCAATCAAAAATTAAATCAAATTACAACTACAACTACAAATAAGAAATCAAATTTGGTCAAAAAACAAATTTTAAAAAATTTTAACCAACAAAACCAACAAAACCAACAAAACCAACAAAACCAACAACAACAACAACAACTTTCAAGCTCTACAAGTAACAAAAAAACTGAAAAAATTACTAAGGAACAGTCAAAACCGGTTGTTTCTTCAAATTTTTCACAAGAATATTGGCAATTAGAAGTCGATGTTAAAAATTTTATTAACACTGAATTAAAAGAGCTCAAGCACGAAATTTTTAGAGATAAATTAAATCAAGCAATTGATGAAGTTGAATACAAAATAATTTATGACCAAAAAAATCAAAATGAAGCCTTTTTCAAAAATAGCGTCGAAAAACTAACAAAAGTTTTTGATGAAGTTAAAGTTAATTATAAAAATTCAACTAATTTTTCGCAAATAATTCAGCCAAAAATTCAAGGCGAAAAACCAAAAGAAAAAGACGAAAATTCTTATCCTTTAGGGATTGAAAAATACCAAGATTATCAAGGTAATTTAAATTCTAATAATTCAGCCAAAAGTTTTATGAATTTAATTGACCCAAAAGATGTAAGAGATTTTGAATATCAAGGTTATAATGAAAAAAATCGCAAAAAAGTTGCTGATTTTACTAAAAAATTAATCGATGATGCTAAGCCAAAAACCGACGAAGAAAAAATAAAAATTATTTTTGACTGGATAGTTAAAAATGTAAAATATGCTTGAAATCTAAGTCGGACTCCCGCAGTTGAACCCTCAGCTGTTTTAGAAGAATTATATGCTGTTTGTGGTGGTTATTCTAATTTATATAAAGCGATGCTTGATTCGATTGGTGTTAAAAATTCAATTGTCATTGGTTGATCAAAGTTTGGGCCACACCAGTGAAATTTAGTTTTTGATTCAAAAACTAAAGATTTTTTTCACTCAGACCCAACTTGAGGGCAATTCAAAAGAGATGATGCTGAATTTGCAAAAGATCATAAAGCCTTCAAAATTCTTGACTCATATTATTCAGAAAACGACCAAACTTATGAATATAATTTAGGTGTTTCGCTTGTTTCTGCTAACACTAGCGATGTTAAACCTGTCTCTGAAATTAAAAATAAGTCAAAAGTAGTCGGGATTTCTAATGATTTTCTAAAAAAAGCAAGCAAATTATATATTGGTCCAAATGTTAGGCGAATTGATTATCAAAGTGGAACTTTTAACGTTAAAAGTATTGAAGTTGATCCGCAAAATCCTTATTTTGCCTCAAAAGACGGCGTTTTATATAATAAAAGCTTGACAAAATTAATTATAATGCCTGAAAAATACGATTTTTCTTCATTTATTTTGCCAAAAACAGTACAAGAAATCGAAGATTACAAATTTTCTCTAAATGCAAAAAATTTAGAAAAAATCATTGTCGAACCGGGAAATTACTATTTTAGGGATTATGGCGGAATTTTATATAACAACGATTTAAGCAAAATTATTGTTATCCCTAAAAATTATAAAGGTAAAATTATTACTGCTAAAAATGTTAAATTAGATGCTCATACATTTGCAAATAATCCAAAAATCACTGAAATTGAAATTAGCCAAGGCGTAAAAGAAATTCCTGATTTTACATTTAACTCTCTAAGTTCGCTTTTAATTATTAAAATACCACAAAGCCTTGAAAAATTTTCTGAAAATGCTTTTGTAGGAATGGATCCAAAAAAACTAAAAATAATTTCCCCGCCAAATATAGACAAAAATGTCGCCAATGTTTTAAAAAAATGAAAAAAGACGCAATAA
- a CDS encoding IS3 family transposase — protein MPDIVKRDYNDKLNRNIFATDVTYIKAPRDVKDNHVFLSVIIEHKTKKIRDFKLSVSNDLHLVMDDIKTFRSIDKDFVIHSGHGFQYTSKIYIDKINKMGGTVSLSRVGNSLNNREAEYWFSIIKTGCLNELDYSKITFEDLKKIIADYIFWYNNYRIQSILNWKIPQQYAMMLK, from the coding sequence TTGCCGGATATTGTTAAACGCGACTACAATGATAAATTAAATAGAAATATTTTTGCTACTGATGTTACATATATAAAAGCTCCCAGAGATGTTAAGGATAACCATGTATTTTTGTCTGTAATAATTGAGCATAAAACTAAAAAAATCAGAGATTTTAAATTATCTGTAAGTAATGATCTTCATTTAGTTATGGATGATATAAAGACATTTAGGTCTATTGATAAAGATTTTGTTATTCATTCAGGCCATGGATTTCAATACACTTCAAAAATCTATATTGACAAAATAAATAAAATGGGAGGAACTGTTTCGTTGTCTCGTGTAGGAAATTCATTAAATAATAGGGAGGCTGAATACTGATTTTCAATTATAAAAACCGGATGCTTAAACGAGTTAGACTACAGTAAAATAACTTTTGAAGATCTGAAAAAAATAATTGCAGATTATATATTTTGATACAACAACTATAGAATTCAATCAATTTTAAATTGAAAAATACCACAGCAATATGCTATGATGTTAAAATAA